The sequence TTGAGAGCAGTAGGGATATCTACTCATAGGATAGCAGCAGTAAAAGCAGCAGCTGATATACCAGAAATTGATGTAATTCACCCTATAATTAATCTAAACGGAATAGGGATTGACGATGGAAGTAAAGAAGAGATGCTTGAAGCAATTTGGTATGCAAAGAGCAAAGGAAAAGGGATTTATGGAATGAAGCCATTAGGGGGAGGTAATCTCCTTAATAATATTGAAAAATGTTTTGATTATGTATTAAATTTAGATTGTTTAGATTCTATTGCAGTAGGTATGCAATCTATAGAAGAAGTTATCTATAATGTGTCTGTTTTTACAGGGAAAAAAATCCCCATAGATGTAAAAGAAAAATTAAGTAATAAACCTAGACGATTATTGGTAGATTTTTGGTGTGAAGGATGTGGAAATTGTGAAAGAAAATGTACTCATAATGCAATAAAAGTCATAGAAGGGAAAGCAGTAGTAGATGCAGATAGATGTGTAGTATGTGGGTATTGTGGTGCATTTTGTCCTCAGTTTTGTATAAAAGTGATTTAGGAGAGATAAAGATGGGAAGAATTCTCGGATTGGATGTGGGAGATAAAACAATAGGAGTAGCAGTAAGTGATTCATTAGGCTTTATAGCGCAAGGAGTTACTACAATTCGTAGAAGAGGTTTAGATAAGGATTTAGAGCAATTGAAGAAAATTATAGATCAATATAATGTAAATTTGGTAGTAATAGGAATGCCTAAAAATATGAATGGTACTATAGGAACTCAAGGACAAAAGGTAAAAGATTTTGGAAATTTTTTAGAAAAACGTATTAAACCAAATATTGTGTATTGGGATGAAAGATTGACAAGTGTAGAAGCAGAACGTACTCTTATAGAAGCAGATGTGAGTAGAAAAAAAAGAAAAAAAGTAATTGATAAATTAGCAGCTACTTATATTTTGCAAAGTTATTTGGAATTTAAATCTTGATAAAATTTTTTTAAAAATATATAATGTTTGAAATATATAGTGTATATGAGTAGGAAAAATTTAATATAATAAATTTAAAAAACATAAAGAGGGTGAATAAAGATGCAAAATAAAGAAAACGAAGATATTATCTATCTTATGGATGAAAATGGAAATGAAGAAGGATTTGAGATTATTGCTACCTTAACTGTAAGAAATAAAGATTATGTAATATTGTTTCCATTAGAAGGAGAGGATGATGCAGCATATATATTTCGTATCGATAGAGATGATAATGAAGAAGATGTATTGATTCCAGTTGAAGATGATAATGAATTTAAAGATGTACAAAAAGAATATGAAAGATTATTGCAAAATGAGGAAGAATAAAAAGCATAGAAACTATGCTTTTTTTAATTTATAAAAAAGAAAAAAGGATTATAAAAATATTCAAAAAGATAGATTATGAAAATTTTTATAAAAACAACAATGTAAAAAATCATTTATATTGGTAGCTATTTATATATATTTAAAATAATATATTAAAATTGTTTCTAACAACCATGTTGAAAATTTTTTGTATGTTTAGAGTAATTATTTGTTTATATCATATATAATTTTCACTATGGTTGTTAGTTTTTTTGAATAATAATATATAGAGAACTTTAACAAATAGGGAAATATTTAAATTTTTCTAAGGGAATATGAAATTAATTTATAGGAAAAATTAATATTAGATTTAAATATTGAAATAAAGGAGGTAATAAAAATTAAAATTTAAAAATCATTTTCAAACCATTTTGGATTGGGGAGTGAAATTATTTGATTAAGATTAAAAAATCAATTGGGATTTTTTTAATTATATTATTATTAATAGTTAATTTTAATGATACATTTCAATTTATTGTTAATTTTCCTAATGAATTGTATGTTTTAGAAGGAGAAAAAAGAATATTAAATTTTAATTTACCTTTTTCTATAAGTGCTAAATTAGAAGAAGAAAATAAAATTATGCAGGTAAATGGTTTAGTACAAAATAATTACCAATTAAATTTAAATGAGCCAATAAAATTGCAGACCAGTAATACTGGGGAAATTGGAGTTCAGTTAAAA is a genomic window of Garciella nitratireducens DSM 15102 containing:
- a CDS encoding aldo/keto reductase, which gives rise to MEYNQLGNTDMKVSKLCFGGLTVGPLQANLSPQEGGKIIARAMEEGVNFIDTADLYNTYSHIQKAMEYSNKELIIATKSYDYEKSGAQKSFYRALRELKRDYIDIFMLHEQESIYTIKGHWEAMEYYLKQKKLGNLRAVGISTHRIAAVKAAADIPEIDVIHPIINLNGIGIDDGSKEEMLEAIWYAKSKGKGIYGMKPLGGGNLLNNIEKCFDYVLNLDCLDSIAVGMQSIEEVIYNVSVFTGKKIPIDVKEKLSNKPRRLLVDFWCEGCGNCERKCTHNAIKVIEGKAVVDADRCVVCGYCGAFCPQFCIKVI
- the ruvX gene encoding Holliday junction resolvase RuvX, producing MGRILGLDVGDKTIGVAVSDSLGFIAQGVTTIRRRGLDKDLEQLKKIIDQYNVNLVVIGMPKNMNGTIGTQGQKVKDFGNFLEKRIKPNIVYWDERLTSVEAERTLIEADVSRKKRKKVIDKLAATYILQSYLEFKS
- a CDS encoding DUF1292 domain-containing protein; translation: MQNKENEDIIYLMDENGNEEGFEIIATLTVRNKDYVILFPLEGEDDAAYIFRIDRDDNEEDVLIPVEDDNEFKDVQKEYERLLQNEEE